In a single window of the Candidatus Zixiibacteriota bacterium genome:
- a CDS encoding cytochrome C: MTKLWIAWSAGLCFLLAAPFVAWSQKADLPDGPGKPLVQGMCTACHQTNEITRSAGYTREGWRELIETMIDFSANPAGDTIAKYLAANFPPRPDRKPRLVPGSVSIAFREWRVPTPGQRARDPVEAPDGSIWWAGMWADLVGRIDPRTGEVWEYSLPKGARPHSVTPDRDGNIWYTGNGNATIGKLEPKANRITEYRMPDPAARDPHTLIFDKKGRLWFTLQVSNMVGRLIPATGAIELVAMPMPNSRPYGIKEAADGSLWVACNGRNCLIRVEPETMAARQYTLPDPKTTVRRLDFASDGTIWYVNSSLGRLGRFDPRTGQSREWPSPSGPRSHPYAIAVVDDIVWYNESGQRPDTLVRFDPATERFQSWPIPSGGIYSGIVRHMRPTRDGNLLIHQSATNRIIQVTLRHMNGKRSAKKL, encoded by the coding sequence ATGACGAAACTGTGGATAGCCTGGTCGGCGGGGCTGTGTTTTCTCCTGGCCGCCCCCTTTGTCGCCTGGAGCCAGAAGGCGGATCTCCCCGACGGCCCGGGTAAGCCGTTGGTCCAGGGCATGTGCACGGCGTGCCACCAGACCAACGAGATCACGCGCAGCGCCGGCTACACGCGCGAGGGCTGGCGGGAGCTGATCGAGACGATGATCGATTTCTCCGCCAACCCCGCCGGCGACACGATCGCGAAGTACCTCGCCGCGAACTTCCCGCCGCGTCCCGACCGCAAGCCCAGGCTCGTGCCCGGCAGCGTCTCGATTGCGTTTCGCGAGTGGAGGGTTCCCACTCCGGGGCAGCGCGCCCGCGACCCGGTGGAGGCGCCCGACGGATCGATCTGGTGGGCGGGAATGTGGGCGGATCTCGTGGGCCGGATCGACCCGCGGACGGGCGAGGTGTGGGAGTACAGCCTGCCGAAGGGCGCGAGGCCCCACAGCGTGACCCCCGACCGGGACGGCAACATCTGGTACACCGGCAACGGCAACGCGACCATCGGCAAGCTCGAGCCGAAGGCGAACCGGATCACGGAATACAGGATGCCGGATCCGGCGGCCCGGGACCCGCACACGTTGATCTTCGACAAGAAGGGGCGACTGTGGTTCACGCTGCAGGTGAGCAATATGGTCGGCCGGCTGATCCCGGCGACGGGCGCGATCGAGCTCGTCGCCATGCCGATGCCGAACTCGCGCCCCTACGGCATCAAGGAGGCCGCGGACGGCTCGCTGTGGGTCGCGTGCAACGGCCGCAACTGCCTGATCAGGGTCGAGCCGGAGACGATGGCGGCAAGGCAGTACACGCTCCCCGACCCCAAGACCACCGTCCGGCGCCTCGACTTCGCGAGCGACGGGACGATCTGGTACGTAAACTCGAGCCTCGGCCGGCTCGGCCGCTTCGACCCCAGGACCGGGCAGAGCCGCGAGTGGCCTTCACCGAGCGGCCCGCGATCGCACCCCTACGCGATCGCCGTGGTGGACGACATCGTGTGGTACAACGAGTCGGGGCAGCGGCCGGACACTCTGGTGCGCTTCGATCCGGCCACGGAGCGCTTCCAGAGCTGGCCGATCCCCTCCGGCGGGATCTACTCCGGGATCGTGAGACACATGAGGCCGACCCGCGACGGAAACCTGCTCATCCACCAGAGCGCCACCAACCGGATCATTCAGGTGACGCTCAGGCACATGAACGGCAAGCGCTCGGCGAAAAAGCTGTAG
- a CDS encoding glutathione S-transferase family protein encodes MMTLYFSPGACSLASHIGLEETGAPYEAKLILLAKKQQLTEEYLKINPRGKVPALSVDGRVLVENTAILTYLARRFPEKKLMPADPFEEARCISTMCWFSSVVHPSFQRCNRPERFAESEVAYEAIKANGRKSFWANLQEIDAMFKGNDWIMGPQYTVVDPYALVFYGWGLRGQFPMHELRAYTAWRERMMNRPTVRKIVEEEQKLAA; translated from the coding sequence ATGATGACGCTTTACTTCAGTCCCGGAGCCTGCTCACTGGCGTCGCACATCGGCCTGGAGGAGACCGGCGCGCCCTACGAGGCCAAGCTGATCCTGCTCGCGAAGAAGCAGCAGCTGACCGAGGAGTACTTGAAGATCAATCCGCGCGGCAAGGTGCCGGCGCTGAGCGTCGACGGCCGGGTGCTGGTCGAGAACACGGCGATCCTCACGTACCTCGCCCGGCGCTTCCCCGAGAAAAAGCTCATGCCGGCCGATCCGTTCGAAGAGGCGCGCTGCATCTCGACGATGTGCTGGTTCTCCAGCGTCGTCCATCCCTCCTTCCAGCGCTGCAACCGCCCGGAGCGCTTCGCCGAGAGCGAGGTGGCGTACGAGGCGATCAAGGCGAACGGGCGGAAATCGTTCTGGGCCAACCTCCAGGAGATCGACGCCATGTTCAAGGGGAACGACTGGATCATGGGCCCTCAGTACACCGTCGTCGACCCCTACGCGCTGGTCTTCTACGGCTGGGGCCTTCGCGGCCAGTTCCCGATGCACGAGCTCAGGGCTTATACGGCGTGGCGGGAACGGATGATGAACCGCCCCACCGTGCGCAAGATCGTCGAGGAGGAGCAGAAGCTCGCGGCGTAG